The following proteins come from a genomic window of Anaerobutyricum hallii:
- a CDS encoding FAD-dependent oxidoreductase — protein sequence MKNKYAHIFEPLTVRAMTVKNRICMMPMGTNYGEQNGEMSFLHIDYYRQRAKGGTGLLIVENANVDFPLGSNGTTQLRIDHDNYLPRLYKFCEDMHRYGAKLSIQINHAGASAMSSRIGGLQPVSSSNIPSKTGGAVPRPLSKDEILAIVKKYGEAAKRAQTAGFDAVEIHAGHSYLISQFLSPVYNDRTDEFGGSIENRTRFCRMIIDEVRSQIGPHMPIMLRLSADELVDGGNTLEDTLKYLEYLNDEIDIFDVSCGLNDSIQYQIDANYMKDGWRAYMAKAVKEKFGKPVISMGNYRDPQVVEDTLARGDCDLIGMGRGLIAEPNWVHKVANDQECMLRKCISCNIGCAGNRIGGNRPIRCTVNPSVLEGDTHLGRKVNKNCNVVVIGGGTAGLEAACSAAEVGCTTFLLEKKDVLGGLATEISKIPAKHRLNDFPVYLQRRAAALDNLYIFKNTEATLEVIEKFNPHIIICATGSAPLLPPIAGLHENIDKEGGKVESILSMIKHVPDYPEDMTGQKVVVIGGGAVGLDVVEFFAPRGAEVSIVEMMPAIGRDLDPVTKNDTKCMMEKYNVNQLTSTALQEVKEDCFVVKSPEGEVYELPFDHGFVCLGMRAQSKVYEEVSKAYKDTNVRVENIGDSVRARRIIDGTFEGRNIIFTLEQKGFL from the coding sequence ATGAAAAACAAATATGCACATATTTTTGAGCCATTAACCGTTCGTGCAATGACAGTTAAAAACAGAATCTGTATGATGCCAATGGGAACAAACTATGGCGAGCAGAATGGTGAGATGAGTTTTCTTCATATCGATTACTACAGACAGCGTGCAAAGGGCGGCACAGGTCTTTTAATCGTCGAAAATGCAAACGTTGATTTCCCACTGGGTTCTAACGGTACTACACAGCTTCGTATCGATCACGATAACTATCTCCCACGTCTTTACAAGTTCTGTGAAGACATGCATCGTTATGGTGCAAAACTTTCTATCCAGATCAACCATGCAGGAGCTTCTGCTATGTCTTCCCGTATCGGTGGACTTCAGCCAGTATCTTCCTCTAATATTCCTTCCAAAACAGGTGGAGCTGTACCTCGCCCATTATCAAAAGATGAAATTCTTGCTATCGTAAAAAAATATGGAGAAGCTGCAAAACGTGCACAGACTGCCGGATTTGATGCTGTTGAGATCCATGCCGGACATTCTTACTTAATCAGCCAGTTCCTCTCTCCTGTATACAATGACAGAACAGATGAATTTGGTGGAAGCATCGAAAACAGAACTCGTTTCTGCCGTATGATCATCGATGAAGTAAGAAGCCAGATCGGACCTCATATGCCAATCATGTTAAGACTTTCTGCTGACGAACTTGTAGATGGCGGAAATACTTTAGAAGATACTTTAAAATATCTTGAATATTTAAATGACGAAATAGATATCTTTGATGTATCCTGTGGTCTTAACGACTCCATCCAGTACCAGATTGATGCGAACTACATGAAAGACGGCTGGAGAGCTTATATGGCGAAAGCTGTAAAAGAGAAATTTGGAAAACCAGTTATTTCTATGGGTAACTACCGCGATCCTCAGGTTGTAGAAGACACTCTTGCAAGAGGTGACTGTGACTTAATCGGTATGGGACGTGGTCTTATCGCTGAGCCTAACTGGGTTCATAAAGTAGCAAACGACCAGGAATGTATGCTTAGAAAATGTATCTCCTGTAACATCGGATGTGCCGGAAACCGTATCGGTGGAAACAGACCTATCCGTTGTACAGTTAACCCATCTGTCCTTGAAGGAGACACACATCTTGGACGTAAAGTAAACAAGAACTGTAACGTAGTTGTCATCGGTGGTGGTACTGCTGGTCTTGAGGCAGCATGTTCCGCAGCAGAAGTTGGATGTACTACATTCCTTCTTGAGAAAAAAGATGTTCTCGGTGGACTTGCTACAGAAATCTCCAAGATTCCTGCAAAACACCGTTTAAATGATTTCCCTGTATACCTTCAGAGACGCGCTGCCGCTCTTGATAATCTTTACATTTTCAAGAACACAGAAGCTACTCTTGAAGTAATCGAGAAATTCAACCCACACATCATCATCTGTGCTACTGGTTCTGCTCCTCTTCTCCCACCTATCGCAGGACTTCATGAGAACATTGATAAAGAAGGTGGAAAAGTTGAATCTATCTTAAGCATGATCAAACATGTACCTGATTACCCAGAAGATATGACAGGCCAGAAGGTTGTTGTAATCGGTGGTGGTGCTGTAGGTCTTGACGTAGTAGAATTCTTCGCTCCAAGAGGTGCTGAAGTATCTATCGTTGAAATGATGCCAGCAATCGGACGTGATCTTGATCCTGTAACAAAGAACGATACAAAATGTATGATGGAAAAATACAATGTAAACCAGCTTACAAGCACAGCTCTTCAGGAAGTAAAAGAAGACTGCTTCGTTGTTAAGAGTCCGGAAGGTGAAGTTTACGAGCTTCCATTCGATCATGGATTTGTATGTCTTGGTATGAGAGCACAGAGCAAAGTTTACGAAGAAGTATCCAAAGCTTATAAAGACACTAACGTTCGTGTTGAAAATATCGGTGACAGTGTAAGAGCAAGACGTATCATTGACGGTACATTCGAAGGACGTAATATCATCTTTACCTTAGAACAAAAAGGATTTTTATAA
- a CDS encoding DMT family transporter, with amino-acid sequence MTEKKLQPIFFAVLAAVFYAVNVPFSKHLLQDVPPTFMASFLYFGAGIGVGIMYLFHWNNEQKEERLTKDNLPYTIGMVVLDIFAPIFLMLGVSIGSSANASLLGNFEIVATTLIALLIFKETVSKRLWIAILFITISSIILSFEGSGSFHFSLGSLFVLLATICWGMENNCTRKISEKSTYQIVTIKGLCCGLGSFVVASVVGESLPSVKYIILAMLLGFVAYGLSIFLYIRAQRDLGAAKTSAYYAVAPFIGTFLAFVINGEQLSVAYLVGLFFMIIGTLFVVADTLVKNHSHLHTHLITHTHDGSTHTHVIMHKHGHEHFCSSDIHRHHHHNLLMKEHIH; translated from the coding sequence ATGACAGAAAAGAAACTACAACCCATATTTTTTGCAGTATTAGCAGCAGTATTCTATGCAGTAAATGTACCTTTTTCTAAGCACTTACTTCAAGATGTTCCACCTACTTTCATGGCATCATTTTTGTATTTTGGGGCTGGAATCGGTGTTGGCATTATGTATTTATTTCATTGGAACAACGAACAGAAGGAGGAACGACTCACAAAAGACAACCTGCCTTATACCATCGGTATGGTAGTTCTAGATATTTTTGCTCCTATCTTTTTAATGCTCGGAGTTAGTATCGGTTCTTCTGCTAATGCTTCTTTGCTCGGTAATTTTGAAATCGTCGCAACAACATTGATTGCGTTATTAATTTTTAAAGAAACCGTATCTAAAAGGCTCTGGATTGCCATTTTGTTTATCACAATTTCCAGTATCATTCTTTCCTTTGAGGGCAGTGGAAGTTTTCATTTTTCCCTTGGCTCTCTTTTTGTTCTCCTCGCCACCATATGCTGGGGCATGGAGAATAACTGCACAAGAAAGATTTCCGAAAAAAGCACTTATCAGATTGTTACAATAAAGGGACTTTGCTGTGGTCTTGGCTCCTTTGTCGTCGCATCTGTCGTTGGAGAATCTTTACCTTCTGTAAAATACATCATTCTTGCCATGCTCTTAGGATTTGTTGCCTATGGATTAAGTATCTTTTTATACATCCGGGCACAAAGAGATTTGGGAGCTGCCAAGACAAGCGCTTACTATGCCGTTGCTCCTTTTATTGGAACATTTCTCGCTTTTGTTATTAATGGGGAACAACTTTCTGTTGCTTATCTTGTTGGTCTGTTCTTTATGATTATCGGTACACTTTTTGTCGTAGCAGATACTCTAGTGAAAAATCACTCCCATCTGCACACACATTTAATCACACATACACACGATGGTTCAACACATACCCATGTGATTATGCATAAACATGGGCATGAGCATTTTTGTTCGTCTGATATACATAGACATCACCATCATAATCTTTTAATGAAAGAACATATACATTAA
- a CDS encoding LTA synthase family protein, with translation MFIALPCCFFLFASLKERQKLESNIIIKILAFPFTLCVPLGIFLELLVKYLVEWVKVTCGDVAFSTILLQLTSPIKGTDSGIIHSIIQTAVLPPVILTVMVILCYIFFKRELYTLKIFSQKKIPRWSKIIIELCVAVILLHTIHVQGSEIGMWEYLRNSREVSTFYEDYYVDPDNTTVTFPDKKNNLIYIFMESMESSYADKAEGGTMDVNYIPNLTKLAKENVQFSDKADKKMGGPVCLEGTAYTAGGLVAQTSAINLKVKNAGTVSDTFLPNLTALGDYLDKEGYQQVFLCGSDGDFAGRDAYFKTHKNYKIEDYNAAIKEGDIPKDYKVYWGHEDKILYERAKKQLKKLSSENKPFNLTMLTVDTHFPTGFICSLCDNKYNTTYGNAVACADKQVYDFINWIKQQDFYENTTIVIVGDHTSMVDTGSQFWKPLSGSYIRTVYNTIINPQCAYKEAATQNRRFTTMDMFPTTMAALGAKIDGDRLGLGTNLFSGKETLREKMGGNYINKELKKNDKKYNKFY, from the coding sequence ATGTTTATAGCATTACCTTGCTGCTTTTTCCTGTTTGCCAGTTTAAAAGAACGACAAAAATTAGAGTCAAATATTATAATTAAAATCCTTGCATTTCCATTTACTTTATGTGTGCCATTAGGAATATTTCTCGAATTATTAGTAAAGTATTTAGTGGAATGGGTAAAAGTTACTTGCGGAGATGTTGCATTTTCGACGATATTACTGCAATTAACCAGTCCAATTAAAGGAACGGACAGTGGAATTATACATAGCATTATACAGACTGCAGTGTTACCGCCAGTTATTTTAACTGTAATGGTTATATTATGTTATATATTTTTCAAAAGAGAACTTTATACATTAAAAATATTTTCACAGAAAAAAATTCCAAGATGGAGTAAAATTATAATAGAACTTTGTGTGGCAGTAATTCTTTTGCATACAATCCATGTGCAGGGAAGCGAAATCGGTATGTGGGAATACTTAAGAAATTCAAGAGAAGTGTCTACATTTTATGAAGATTACTATGTAGATCCGGATAATACTACCGTTACATTTCCAGACAAAAAGAATAATTTAATCTATATTTTTATGGAATCAATGGAGAGCAGCTACGCAGATAAAGCGGAAGGCGGCACGATGGACGTGAATTATATCCCTAACTTGACAAAGCTTGCTAAAGAAAATGTACAATTTTCTGATAAGGCAGATAAAAAAATGGGAGGTCCTGTATGCTTAGAAGGAACAGCATATACAGCCGGTGGACTTGTTGCACAAACATCAGCAATTAATTTAAAAGTAAAAAATGCCGGAACAGTATCTGATACATTTTTGCCCAATCTCACAGCATTGGGTGATTATTTAGATAAAGAAGGATATCAGCAGGTATTTTTGTGTGGAAGTGATGGTGATTTCGCAGGGAGAGATGCCTACTTTAAAACACATAAAAACTACAAAATAGAAGATTATAATGCTGCGATTAAAGAAGGAGATATCCCAAAAGATTATAAAGTCTACTGGGGACATGAAGATAAAATACTTTACGAAAGAGCAAAAAAACAATTAAAAAAACTCTCTTCAGAGAACAAACCATTTAATCTTACAATGCTTACGGTAGATACCCACTTCCCAACAGGCTTTATATGCAGTCTCTGCGATAATAAATATAATACAACCTATGGAAATGCAGTAGCTTGTGCAGATAAGCAGGTATATGATTTTATAAACTGGATAAAACAACAGGATTTTTACGAGAATACAACGATTGTTATCGTTGGAGACCATACATCTATGGTAGATACCGGTTCACAATTTTGGAAACCGTTAAGCGGAAGCTATATCAGAACAGTATATAATACGATCATTAATCCGCAGTGTGCTTACAAAGAAGCCGCAACACAGAACCGTCGTTTTACAACAATGGATATGTTCCCAACAACAATGGCAGCACTCGGAGCAAAAATCGATGGAGACCGACTTGGATTAGGAACGAACCTTTTCTCAGGAAAAGAAACATTACGAGAAAAAATGGGTGGAAACTATATAAACAAAGAACTCAAAAAAAACGATAAAAAATACAACAAATTCTATTAA
- a CDS encoding N-acetylmuramoyl-L-alanine amidase family protein: protein MKSHLKRHFSLLLAVLLVLTMIPVSTIKVSAKATTVATTAKQTAKKTDKKITKKKTKKKTKKTKKAKKQRTVFIAAGHQQRGISSTERLAPGPSRRKAKLTSGTAGVRTHIPEYKTNLAIAKAAKKELEKRGYKVIMLRTTNNCPLSNQQRTKKANASGADIHICIHCNASGASAQGPLVCVPGSSRYVGKKIFNSSRKLGSCLLSSVAKAVNKRSHGTIRSDYYTTINWAKIPTMILECGFLTNSTEDRQLNSASYQKKLAKGIANGVDKYFK, encoded by the coding sequence ATGAAAAGTCATTTAAAAAGACATTTCAGTTTGCTTTTAGCAGTATTGTTAGTTCTTACAATGATACCGGTAAGTACAATAAAGGTATCAGCTAAGGCTACGACAGTAGCAACCACTGCAAAGCAGACAGCAAAGAAAACGGACAAAAAGATAACAAAGAAAAAAACGAAGAAAAAAACAAAGAAGACCAAAAAAGCAAAGAAGCAGAGAACGGTATTTATAGCAGCGGGACACCAACAGAGAGGAATTTCTTCTACAGAAAGACTTGCACCGGGCCCATCTAGAAGAAAGGCAAAGCTGACATCCGGTACAGCAGGTGTACGTACACATATTCCAGAATATAAGACGAATCTTGCAATCGCGAAAGCGGCGAAAAAAGAATTAGAGAAACGCGGTTATAAAGTAATCATGCTCAGAACAACCAATAACTGTCCACTGTCTAATCAGCAGAGAACGAAGAAAGCCAATGCAAGTGGTGCAGACATTCATATTTGTATACACTGTAACGCATCAGGAGCAAGCGCACAGGGACCATTAGTATGTGTGCCAGGTAGTTCCCGTTACGTTGGCAAGAAGATTTTTAATAGTTCCCGCAAGTTAGGCAGCTGTCTTTTATCCTCTGTTGCAAAGGCAGTGAATAAGAGAAGCCATGGAACGATTCGTTCGGACTATTACACAACAATTAACTGGGCTAAGATTCCTACAATGATTCTTGAGTGCGGATTCCTTACGAACTCAACAGAGGATCGTCAGTTGAACTCTGCGTCCTATCAGAAGAAGCTGGCGAAGGGAATTGCTAATGGAGTAGATAAGTACTTCAAATAA
- the rplA gene encoding 50S ribosomal protein L1 gives MKRGKRYQEAAKLRDKTNLYDAPEAVAIVKKAASAKFDETIEAHFKMGLDGRHADQQIRGAVVLPNGTGKKVRVLVFAKGDKAEEAVAAGAEFVGAEELIPKIQNEGWFEFDKVVATPNMMSVVGRLGRVLGPKGLMPNPKAGTVTMDVAKAVQDLKAGKIEYRLDKTNIIHVPIGKASFTEEQLNENFQTLIDAIIKAKPAAAKGQYIRSATLTSTMGPGVKLNPARF, from the coding sequence ATGAAAAGAGGAAAAAGATATCAGGAAGCTGCAAAGCTCAGAGATAAAACGAACTTATACGACGCACCGGAAGCAGTAGCCATCGTAAAAAAAGCTGCCAGTGCAAAATTTGATGAAACTATCGAAGCTCATTTCAAAATGGGTCTTGACGGACGTCACGCAGATCAGCAGATTCGTGGAGCAGTAGTTTTACCTAACGGTACAGGTAAAAAAGTACGTGTTCTCGTATTCGCAAAAGGTGATAAGGCTGAAGAAGCTGTAGCAGCAGGAGCAGAATTCGTAGGAGCTGAGGAACTTATTCCAAAGATCCAGAACGAAGGATGGTTTGAATTCGATAAAGTTGTTGCAACACCTAACATGATGAGCGTTGTTGGTCGTCTTGGTCGTGTACTTGGACCAAAAGGTTTAATGCCTAACCCTAAGGCTGGAACAGTAACAATGGACGTTGCTAAAGCTGTTCAGGACTTAAAAGCTGGTAAGATCGAGTACAGACTTGATAAGACAAACATCATTCACGTGCCAATCGGAAAAGCTTCTTTCACAGAGGAGCAGTTAAACGAAAACTTCCAGACATTAATAGATGCCATCATTAAGGCAAAACCAGCTGCAGCTAAGGGACAGTACATCAGAAGTGCTACACTTACTTCTACAATGGGTCCTGGAGTTAAGCTGAACCCAGCTCGTTTCTAA
- the rplK gene encoding 50S ribosomal protein L11: MAKKVTGYIKLQIPAGKATPAPPVGPALGQHGVNIVQFTKEFNARTADKGDLIIPVVITVYQDRTFSFITKTPPAAVLLKKYCNIKSGSGVPNKTKVASISKDKVKEIAEMKMPDLNAASIEAAMSMIAGTARSMGITVED; this comes from the coding sequence ATGGCAAAGAAAGTCACAGGTTATATTAAATTACAGATTCCAGCAGGAAAGGCAACTCCAGCACCACCTGTAGGTCCTGCTTTAGGTCAGCACGGTGTGAATATCGTCCAGTTTACAAAGGAATTCAACGCCAGAACAGCAGATAAAGGCGATTTGATCATTCCTGTAGTTATTACAGTATACCAGGACAGAACATTCAGTTTTATTACTAAAACACCACCGGCAGCAGTATTATTAAAGAAATACTGTAACATCAAATCCGGATCAGGCGTTCCTAACAAGACAAAGGTTGCTTCAATTTCTAAAGATAAAGTAAAAGAAATTGCAGAGATGAAGATGCCTGATTTAAACGCAGCGAGCATCGAAGCAGCAATGAGCATGATCGCTGGTACTGCCAGAAGTATGGGCATTACTGTAGAAGATTAA
- the nusG gene encoding transcription termination/antitermination protein NusG — MSELNWYVVHTYSGYENKVKANIEKTIENRKLQDQIFEVRVPLQDVVEMKGGVKKNVSKKMFPGYVLVNMVMNDDTWYVVRNTRGVTGFVGPGSDPVPLSEAEMRNLGIVANSNSEVEIDIEVGDLVEVTSGAWEGRVSTVTAINMNKQTVTIEVDMFGRETSVEIEFVDVKKL; from the coding sequence ATGTCAGAATTAAACTGGTATGTGGTCCATACTTACTCAGGCTACGAGAACAAGGTGAAGGCTAATATTGAAAAGACAATTGAAAACAGAAAGCTTCAGGATCAGATATTTGAAGTAAGAGTCCCTCTTCAGGACGTAGTCGAGATGAAGGGTGGAGTCAAAAAGAACGTATCTAAGAAAATGTTCCCTGGCTATGTGTTAGTTAACATGGTCATGAACGACGATACATGGTATGTTGTTCGTAACACCAGAGGTGTAACAGGCTTTGTTGGACCGGGATCCGATCCGGTACCACTTTCCGAAGCAGAGATGAGAAATCTTGGTATTGTTGCTAACAGTAACAGTGAAGTAGAGATTGACATCGAAGTAGGCGATTTAGTGGAAGTAACTTCAGGCGCCTGGGAAGGAAGAGTAAGCACTGTAACGGCAATTAACATGAATAAACAGACTGTTACCATCGAAGTAGATATGTTTGGTCGTGAGACTTCTGTAGAGATTGAATTTGTAGATGTTAAGAAATTATAA
- the secE gene encoding preprotein translocase subunit SecE, producing the protein MSDEAKKTEKTSWFQGLKAEFKNISWPDRKTLIRETITVTVVSVVLGVIIATLDMVLQYGINFLV; encoded by the coding sequence ATGAGCGACGAAGCAAAGAAAACAGAGAAAACAAGCTGGTTTCAGGGCCTTAAAGCCGAATTTAAAAATATCAGCTGGCCTGACAGAAAAACGCTTATCAGAGAGACAATTACAGTAACGGTTGTATCCGTTGTCCTGGGTGTCATCATTGCAACCCTGGATATGGTTCTCCAGTATGGAATTAATTTTCTGGTCTAG
- the rpmG gene encoding 50S ribosomal protein L33, giving the protein MRVRITLACTECKQRNYNTTKEKKNHPERLETRKYCRFCRKHTVHKETK; this is encoded by the coding sequence GTGCGCGTGAGAATCACATTGGCATGTACAGAATGTAAACAGCGTAACTACAATACTACAAAGGAAAAGAAAAATCATCCTGAAAGATTAGAAACAAGAAAGTATTGCAGATTCTGTAGAAAGCATACTGTTCATAAAGAAACAAAATAG
- a CDS encoding dUTP diphosphatase: MNKQTIRIKYFTDKIEKLTYIDGKSDWIDLRAADNLCLKKGDFALVPLGIAMELPQGYEAHVVPRSSTFKNFGIIQTNHMGVIDESYCGDNDQWFMPVLAVRDTEIHVNDRICQFRIMEHQPTISFEECDRLDGSDRGGFGSTGRA; encoded by the coding sequence ATGAACAAACAGACCATCCGTATTAAATATTTTACTGATAAGATTGAGAAACTTACTTATATTGATGGGAAGTCCGACTGGATCGACCTTCGTGCTGCTGATAATCTTTGTCTGAAGAAGGGAGATTTTGCTCTTGTTCCACTTGGAATCGCCATGGAACTTCCACAGGGCTACGAAGCCCATGTTGTTCCGAGAAGTTCCACTTTTAAGAACTTTGGTATTATTCAGACGAATCATATGGGTGTTATTGATGAATCCTACTGTGGAGATAACGACCAATGGTTTATGCCTGTTCTGGCTGTTCGCGATACAGAGATTCATGTGAATGACCGCATTTGCCAGTTTCGTATCATGGAACACCAGCCTACAATTTCTTTTGAAGAATGTGACAGATTAGATGGTTCAGACCGCGGTGGTTTTGGCAGCACCGGCCGGGCATAA
- a CDS encoding ComF family protein yields MSAFKYHNNRRLADFFIWELFFQQYSQNYFHIYSKRYSHSHSRIYAAIESLGIDAVIPVPIHKNKYKKRGYNQAELLSRRIALIFNLSHYPDMLIRSVDTLPQKQFTPQARLNNLKKAFRFNSRYDNLVQTNASLSVLLVDDIYTSGATMEACTRILLSAGIPNVCVLSICIGMARD; encoded by the coding sequence ATGAGTGCGTTTAAGTACCATAATAATCGAAGACTTGCTGATTTTTTTATTTGGGAACTTTTCTTTCAGCAGTATTCTCAGAATTATTTTCACATTTATTCCAAAAGGTATTCTCACAGCCATTCCAGAATTTATGCAGCAATAGAAAGTCTGGGGATTGACGCAGTCATACCTGTTCCTATTCATAAAAATAAATACAAAAAGAGAGGTTATAATCAGGCTGAACTACTTAGCCGCAGAATTGCTCTGATATTTAACCTCTCTCATTATCCTGATATGCTGATTCGCTCTGTGGATACACTCCCACAAAAACAGTTTACTCCACAAGCCAGGCTTAATAATCTAAAGAAAGCATTTCGCTTTAATTCACGATATGATAACCTTGTTCAAACAAACGCTTCCCTGTCTGTACTACTTGTTGATGATATTTATACAAGTGGCGCTACTATGGAAGCCTGCACCCGTATTCTTTTAAGTGCCGGCATTCCTAATGTTTGTGTTTTATCAATCTGTATCGGCATGGCAAGAGATTGA
- a CDS encoding ATP-dependent RecD-like DNA helicase, producing the protein MAHLEGYVSHIRFHNEENGYTVMDIETTHGDEVLVGNFHYINEGEYICAEGEYVDHPAHGPQYRMTSYTVKEPEDKAAMERYLASGAIKGMGAALAARVIKKFKGNTFDIIESEPERLAEVKGISLKKAMDIAVQFQEKQEMRHAMMFLSEYGITSRFAVRIFEEYGSKMYDILKTNPYKLAEDITGIGFRAADAIAAKAGIAPDSDFRVCAAILYALQQASLSGHVYLPKDVLCRSAGQLLSMSPEFIEDHLMELVLDKKLMIRTVNEEEHVYLSSYYFMELNTSRMLLNLDLEFPMEKGAYGKRISELEESMDFQLDLLQKQAVEEALTKGVVVVTGGPGTGKTTTINLMIRCFEMEHMDIVLAAPTGRAAKRMTEATGYEAKTIHRLLEVSGGIEEGSSSHFEKNEENPIEADVVILDEMSMVDIHLMYSLLKAIVPGTRLILVGDSNQLPSVGPGNVLKDIIDSEAFSVVRLSKIYRQAESSHIVLNAHKINAGELITLNNKNKDFFFFEKQDVRSVMGALIYLVKTKLPEYIGTSPFEIQVLTPMRKGELGVEHLNEVLQYYLNPASESKKEKEGRTGVFREGDKVMQVKNNYKLEWKITNAKGFSVEEGLGVFNGDMGVIKQINTYSERITVVFDENREVEYPYSNLDELELAYAITIHKSQGSEYPAVVLPLLSGPPILCNRNLLYTAITRAQKCAAIVGKQSMVEQMIHNETEQKRYSGLNECLKDGI; encoded by the coding sequence ATGGCTCATCTGGAAGGATATGTAAGTCATATTCGCTTTCATAATGAGGAGAATGGATATACCGTAATGGACATTGAAACAACCCACGGGGACGAAGTCCTCGTGGGAAATTTTCATTATATCAATGAAGGAGAATATATCTGTGCAGAAGGTGAATATGTAGACCATCCGGCGCATGGCCCACAGTATCGGATGACATCGTATACTGTAAAGGAGCCGGAAGATAAGGCGGCGATGGAACGCTATCTTGCATCTGGTGCGATTAAAGGAATGGGAGCTGCGCTGGCTGCAAGAGTAATTAAAAAGTTTAAAGGAAATACATTTGATATCATTGAAAGTGAACCGGAGCGTTTGGCAGAAGTAAAGGGGATTTCACTGAAAAAGGCGATGGACATTGCAGTGCAGTTTCAGGAAAAGCAGGAGATGCGCCATGCTATGATGTTTTTATCGGAGTATGGAATTACCAGTCGTTTTGCGGTTCGTATTTTTGAGGAATATGGCAGCAAGATGTATGATATCCTGAAGACGAATCCATATAAATTGGCAGAAGATATTACAGGAATTGGTTTCCGGGCAGCGGATGCGATTGCGGCAAAGGCTGGTATAGCACCAGATTCCGATTTTCGTGTGTGTGCAGCTATTTTATATGCTCTTCAGCAGGCTTCTCTTTCCGGCCATGTATATTTACCGAAAGATGTTTTGTGCCGAAGTGCAGGGCAGCTTCTTTCTATGTCACCAGAATTCATAGAAGACCATCTAATGGAGCTGGTTCTTGATAAAAAGCTGATGATTCGGACTGTGAATGAAGAGGAACATGTTTATTTGAGTTCCTATTATTTTATGGAGCTGAATACTTCCAGGATGCTTTTAAATCTTGATCTGGAATTTCCAATGGAAAAGGGGGCCTATGGAAAGCGGATCAGTGAACTGGAAGAAAGCATGGATTTTCAGCTTGATCTTTTACAAAAACAGGCAGTGGAAGAAGCGCTTACGAAAGGTGTTGTTGTAGTTACCGGTGGTCCGGGAACAGGAAAGACAACAACCATTAATCTTATGATTCGCTGCTTTGAAATGGAACATATGGATATTGTTCTTGCGGCACCGACCGGACGTGCGGCGAAGAGAATGACGGAAGCGACGGGATATGAGGCAAAAACGATTCATCGACTTTTGGAAGTTTCTGGTGGAATCGAGGAGGGAAGTAGTTCTCATTTTGAAAAAAATGAGGAGAATCCAATCGAGGCCGATGTGGTGATTCTTGATGAGATGTCCATGGTAGATATTCATTTAATGTATTCTCTTCTAAAAGCAATCGTTCCGGGAACAAGGCTCATACTCGTAGGGGATTCGAATCAGCTTCCAAGTGTAGGACCGGGAAACGTTTTGAAGGATATTATTGATTCGGAAGCGTTTAGCGTAGTGCGTCTTTCTAAAATATATCGTCAGGCAGAGAGCAGTCATATTGTTCTTAATGCGCATAAAATTAATGCAGGTGAGCTTATTACCTTAAATAATAAGAACAAAGACTTTTTCTTTTTTGAAAAACAAGATGTCCGCTCGGTAATGGGAGCGCTCATTTATCTGGTAAAAACCAAGCTGCCGGAATATATTGGTACATCTCCATTTGAAATACAGGTTCTGACACCAATGCGTAAAGGAGAACTTGGTGTGGAACATTTGAATGAGGTTCTCCAATATTATCTAAATCCTGCATCAGAATCCAAGAAAGAAAAGGAAGGACGTACAGGAGTCTTTCGTGAGGGCGATAAGGTAATGCAGGTAAAGAACAATTATAAGCTTGAATGGAAGATTACGAATGCAAAAGGCTTCTCCGTTGAAGAGGGACTTGGAGTATTCAATGGAGATATGGGTGTGATCAAGCAGATTAATACATATTCTGAACGGATTACCGTTGTATTTGACGAGAACCGGGAGGTAGAATATCCATACTCAAACCTGGATGAATTAGAACTTGCCTATGCAATTACAATTCATAAATCACAGGGAAGTGAATATCCAGCAGTAGTACTGCCACTTCTTAGCGGTCCTCCGATTCTTTGTAACAGAAATCTTCTATATACAGCAATTACAAGAGCGCAAAAGTGTGCAGCTATCGTGGGAAAACAGTCTATGGTAGAACAGATGATTCATAATGAGACAGAACAAAAGCGGTATTCCGGATTGAATGAATGTCTCAAAGATGGAATCTGA